From the genome of Perca fluviatilis chromosome 1, GENO_Pfluv_1.0, whole genome shotgun sequence, one region includes:
- the LOC120558337 gene encoding endothelial zinc finger protein induced by tumor necrosis factor alpha-like: MSAMTNVQEEEDAVGGLINSDGKELEWDPGRSNRRSLDSSCCCHVCGKKFLNTRALQRHQRTHAGAKPHKCSHCGTAFSVLNRLKRHHLIHTKERSVSSPVCDTRFSRKDRLKEHLRIHGCSAKAKEAAEALGGVETADATVSSDTSRLEIKSAGNRPLHHHGNQENHAADNHSQTSVWNGGHYTAFIPLDQNPNMSHWSAAEGHRAYGAPGGASIHFSALLRGTVEQEHFKESCPAEQPSWPSGTSSVSPPSEPGLTTPLPHNTTSKKMHLSEMDPELNHHEEHRPEMQDQDDRTEPTEAFKGPEPESSSNEQPQEKPSEGPKQCRGLRRLKKNYNCPTCGRVFSHNPALQRHLVIHSGKRPFKCFICGRGFTQSGNLKTHMKVHKGELPNWTLVQEKSPPKESPVTVHVCGECGMDFSQKQQLEAHCQSHKRPYACPDCGKTFKNKYYFKIHKRIHSGDSPFLCSECGKSCVTADSLKKHELTHTGEKNFHCDQCGRAFSQSSHLNVHLKTHTGERPYLCSICGKSYSKASHLKVHLRVHTGDKPYTCEKCGKCFYYSQGYRKHLMIHDKKPKPPAKPLGRPKQ; encoded by the exons ATGTCTGCCATGACGAATGTGCAAGAGGAAGAAGATgcggttggtggtttgatcaaCTCTGATGGAAAAGAGTTAGAATGGGATCCTGGCCGCTCTA ATAGAAGAAGCCTGGACTCGTCTTGCTGCTGCCATGTGTGTGGAAAGAAATTCTTGAACACCAGAGCTCTACAGCGACACCAAAGGACCCACGCTGGAGCCAAACCTCATAAATGCTCCCATTGTGGGACAGCATTCAGTGTCCTGAACAGACTGAAGAGACACCATTTAATCCACACCAAAGAGAGATCTGTCTCCAGTCCAGTGTGTGACACAAGATTTTCTCGCAAGGACAGGCTGAAGGAACACCTCCGCATACACGGATGTTCAGCTAAAGCCAAGGAAGCTGCGGAAGCTTTGGGTGGAGTGGAGACTGCCGACGCTACCGTCAGCTCAGACACATCGCGTTTGGAAATCAAGTCTGCTG GAAATAGGCCCCTGCATCACCATGGCAACCAAGAAAACCATGCTGCAGACAACCACAGCCAA ACATCTGTGTGGAATGGTGGTCATTATACAGCATTCATCCCGTTGgaccaaaacccaaatatgtcTCACTGGAGCGCAGCAGAGGGCCACCGGGCTTATGGTGCTCCAGGAGGAGCAAGCATTCatttcagtgccttgctcaggggcaCAGTG GAACAGGAGCACTTTAAAGAGAGCTGTCCAGCGGAGCAGCCCTCCTGGCCTTCTGGGACTTCCTCTGTATCCCCCCCCTCTGAGCCCGGGCTCACCacacccctcccacacaacacCACATCGAAGAAAATGCACCTGAGCGAGATGGATCCCGAGTTAAATCACCATGAAGAACACAGACCTGAAATGCAGGACCAGGATGACAGAACAGAACCTACAG aAGCTTTTAAAGGACCGGAACCTGAAAGCAGCTCCAATGAACAGCCTCAGGAAAAGCCGTCTGAGGGGCCGAAACAATGCCGGGGGCTTCGCAGACTCAAGAAGAACTACAACTGTCCGACCTGTGGGAGAGTTTTCTCTCACAACCCAGCTCTGCAACGACACCTTGTGATCCACTCGGGGAAAAGACCTTTTAAGTGCTTTATATGTGGGAGAGGATTCACGCAGAGCGGAAACCTCAAAACACACATGAAAGTTCACAAAG GAGAGTTACCAAATTGGACATTAGTTCAAGAGAAGAGTCCACCTAAAGAATCTCCTGTAACAGTTCatgtgtgtggagagtgtgGCATGGACTTCTCTCAGAAACAACAGCTGGAGGCACACTGCCAGAGTCACAAAAGGCCTTACGCGTGTCCTGACTGTggcaagacatttaaaaacaaatattattttaaaatacataaGCGCATTCACTCAGGAGATTCGCCTTTCCTCTGTTCAGAGTGCGGAAAGAGTTGTGTCACAGCAGATTCGCTTAAAAAGCACGAGTTGACGCACACTGGAGAAAAGAATTTCCACTGTGATCAGTGCGGGAGGGCATTTTCACAATCCTCCCACCTCAACGTGCACCTCAAGACTCACACTGGAGAGCGGCCTTACCTCTGCTCAATCTGCGGTAAAAGTTACTCCAAAGCATCCCATCTGAAAGTTCACCTGCGAGTTCACACCGGAGATAAACCGTATACTTGTGAGAAATGTGGCAAGTGCTTCTATTACTCTCAAGGTTATCGAAAGCATCTGATGATTCACGACAAGAAGCCAAAACCTCCAGCAAAACCCTTGGGGAGACCAAAACAGTAG